Proteins found in one Mucilaginibacter gracilis genomic segment:
- a CDS encoding DUF2281 domain-containing protein, whose amino-acid sequence MLTAIKGYFENGQIIMEEQAPVQSRTEVIITFLTEERPSNKGKRIPGGLKGRVSIPDDFNEPLDDLKDYM is encoded by the coding sequence ATGCTTACTGCGATTAAAGGATATTTCGAAAATGGACAGATTATAATGGAAGAACAGGCTCCTGTTCAATCCAGAACAGAGGTTATTATTACTTTTTTAACAGAGGAGCGCCCATCCAACAAGGGCAAAAGAATACCGGGGGGCCTGAAAGGAAGAGTTAGCATACCGGATGATTTTAATGAGCCTTTAGATGATCTTAAAGATTACATGTAA
- the purE gene encoding 5-(carboxyamino)imidazole ribonucleotide mutase, translating to MSNPKVGIIMGSKSDLPVMQDAADVLKELGVDFEITVVSAHRTPDRMFTYARGAAQRGIKVIIAGAGGAAHLPGMVASLTHLPVIGVPVKSSNSIDGWDSILSILQMPNGIPVATVALNASKNAGLLAAQILSTADDALVKNLIAYKNSLREKVEESAEEMKRDGLFTEF from the coding sequence ATGAGTAACCCCAAAGTAGGAATAATTATGGGCAGCAAAAGCGATTTGCCTGTTATGCAGGATGCTGCCGATGTGTTAAAAGAATTAGGTGTTGATTTTGAAATTACAGTAGTATCGGCACACCGCACTCCCGACCGTATGTTTACCTACGCCCGCGGTGCTGCCCAACGTGGCATTAAGGTAATTATAGCCGGTGCAGGCGGCGCAGCGCATTTACCGGGTATGGTGGCATCGTTAACACATTTGCCGGTTATTGGCGTGCCTGTAAAATCAAGCAATTCTATTGATGGGTGGGATTCTATCCTGTCTATCCTGCAAATGCCTAATGGCATACCGGTAGCTACCGTAGCACTCAATGCATCAAAAAATGCGGGGTTACTAGCTGCACAAATACTGTCAACTGCGGATGATGCATTGGTTAAAAACCTGATAGCCTACAAAAACTCGTTGAGGGAAAAGGTTGAAGAATCGGCAGAGGAGATGAAGAGGGATGGGTTGTTTACGGAGTTTTAG
- a CDS encoding 5-(carboxyamino)imidazole ribonucleotide synthase, whose product MKAFYGDLKLGILGGGQLGRMLIQQAINYNVNIKVLDPDREAPCRKLCDEFIQGSLSDYETVYNFGKKVDLLTIEIEKVNVDALEQLEKEGVIVYPQPRVIRLIQDKGLQKQFFKENNIPTAPFKVITSPEQLRESEFAYPYIQKLRKDGYDGKGVYKVTDETYLTNAFTAPSIIEQLIDFEKEIAVIVARNDKGDVSTFPVVEMEFNPQANLVEFLISPSTLPPAIQQEAERIAKQIADSLKIVGLLAVEMFLTKDGKILVNEVAPRPHNSGHQSIEGNVVSQFEQHLRAIFNQPLGNTACINNAIMVNLLGEQGYEGPAIYKGMEQVLNCPGVYIHLYGKALTKPFRKMGHVTIVDADRNKAIEKAKFVQNTLKVIA is encoded by the coding sequence ATGAAAGCGTTTTACGGAGATTTAAAATTAGGCATACTGGGCGGCGGTCAGCTTGGGCGTATGCTGATACAACAGGCCATTAATTACAATGTAAATATTAAGGTGCTCGACCCCGACCGCGAGGCACCCTGCCGCAAACTTTGCGATGAATTTATACAGGGCTCATTAAGTGATTACGAAACAGTTTACAACTTTGGCAAAAAGGTTGACCTACTAACCATAGAAATTGAAAAGGTTAATGTAGATGCGCTGGAGCAACTGGAAAAAGAGGGCGTAATTGTTTATCCGCAGCCGCGCGTTATCCGCCTGATACAGGATAAGGGCTTGCAAAAGCAATTTTTTAAGGAAAACAATATACCAACGGCGCCTTTTAAGGTAATTACATCGCCAGAGCAATTGAGGGAGAGCGAATTTGCTTATCCCTATATCCAAAAATTACGTAAAGACGGGTACGATGGCAAAGGCGTGTACAAGGTTACCGATGAAACCTACCTAACCAATGCCTTTACCGCGCCAAGTATTATTGAGCAGTTGATTGATTTTGAAAAAGAGATAGCTGTTATTGTTGCCCGTAACGATAAAGGTGATGTAAGCACCTTCCCGGTGGTTGAAATGGAATTTAATCCGCAGGCTAATTTGGTGGAATTTTTAATATCGCCCTCTACCCTGCCACCCGCTATACAGCAGGAAGCCGAGCGCATAGCCAAACAAATTGCTGACAGCCTTAAAATAGTTGGCCTGCTTGCCGTTGAAATGTTTTTGACTAAAGACGGTAAAATTTTGGTTAATGAAGTTGCTCCACGCCCGCATAACAGCGGCCACCAAAGTATTGAGGGTAATGTGGTTTCGCAATTTGAGCAGCACCTGCGCGCCATATTTAACCAGCCCCTGGGCAATACTGCTTGTATTAACAATGCCATAATGGTTAACCTATTAGGCGAGCAAGGCTATGAAGGCCCGGCTATATATAAAGGGATGGAACAGGTTTTAAATTGCCCGGGTGTTTATATACACCTGTATGGCAAGGCGCTAACCAAACCCTTCCGTAAAATGGGGCACGTTACTATTGTTGATGCCGACAGAAATAAGGCTATTGAAAAAGCTAAATTTGTGCAAAATACTTTGAAAGTAATAGCTTAA
- a CDS encoding NADP-dependent isocitrate dehydrogenase: MKTKIAVAQGDGIGPEIMDAVLRIFKANDVQLEYEFVEMGKSYFDAGHSTGMTAAAKEAIEKYGILFKGPMETPKGKGVKSINVTARKVWNTYANQRDFRTLNGVDTVFSKAGIPINLTIIRENIEDTYGGIEHLLTYDVAVGRRIITRPGSEQVIRYAFEMVRRKGYKKLACGHKANIMKLTDGLFLEVFQQVAKEYPDIEASDIIVDDLCMKLVSKPQMFEAIVLTNLQGDIVSDLCAGLVGGLGFAPSANIGDNISIFEAVHGTAPDIAGRGIANPTALLLSGIGMLRFLGYSANAAAIENALLYTLEQGAHTGDFGDKTATPSLGTDAFADAIIANLGKLPADGGVFASSDFETGHHRTPIKNKLTLTGAHVVEEMIGVDVFVESNVQPDELAAVAKKSLRFNENFELVMISNRGTQVWPTGSIYTELVNEYRIRFEKKPGTSIKQKEILHIAADLSEAVKVCSVEFLMNFDGKIGYTLAQGQ; the protein is encoded by the coding sequence ATGAAAACAAAAATAGCAGTAGCCCAGGGCGATGGGATTGGTCCGGAAATAATGGACGCCGTATTACGAATTTTTAAAGCCAATGATGTACAGCTTGAATATGAGTTTGTTGAAATGGGTAAATCGTATTTTGATGCCGGCCACTCAACCGGGATGACGGCTGCTGCAAAAGAAGCTATCGAAAAATATGGTATCCTTTTTAAAGGGCCTATGGAAACACCAAAAGGAAAAGGCGTAAAAAGTATAAATGTAACTGCACGCAAAGTTTGGAATACCTACGCCAATCAGCGCGATTTTAGAACGCTTAACGGTGTAGATACCGTTTTTTCAAAAGCCGGTATCCCTATCAATTTAACTATCATTCGCGAAAATATTGAAGATACCTACGGAGGTATTGAGCACTTGCTAACTTATGATGTAGCCGTTGGCCGCCGTATCATTACCCGCCCCGGTTCTGAGCAGGTAATCCGTTATGCTTTCGAAATGGTTCGCCGTAAAGGTTACAAAAAGTTAGCCTGCGGACATAAGGCCAACATCATGAAGCTAACTGATGGTTTGTTTCTGGAGGTATTTCAGCAGGTAGCTAAAGAATATCCGGATATTGAAGCTTCGGATATTATTGTTGACGATTTGTGTATGAAACTGGTATCTAAACCGCAAATGTTTGAGGCCATTGTTTTAACCAATTTGCAAGGCGATATCGTGTCCGACCTTTGTGCTGGCTTAGTTGGCGGCTTAGGTTTTGCACCGTCGGCCAATATTGGCGATAACATTTCCATTTTTGAAGCCGTACACGGCACTGCTCCCGATATTGCTGGCCGCGGAATTGCTAACCCTACCGCTTTGCTGCTTTCGGGTATTGGCATGTTGCGTTTTTTAGGTTATTCGGCCAATGCCGCAGCTATCGAAAATGCGTTGTTATACACTTTAGAGCAAGGTGCCCATACCGGCGATTTTGGCGACAAAACTGCCACGCCTTCGTTAGGAACCGACGCTTTCGCGGATGCCATTATAGCTAACCTGGGCAAATTACCTGCCGATGGCGGTGTATTTGCCAGCAGCGATTTTGAAACAGGCCACCACCGTACACCTATTAAAAACAAGCTTACCCTTACCGGAGCTCACGTTGTTGAAGAGATGATAGGTGTTGACGTTTTTGTTGAATCGAACGTGCAGCCAGATGAGTTGGCCGCGGTTGCCAAAAAGAGCCTGCGCTTTAACGAAAACTTTGAACTGGTAATGATATCTAACCGTGGCACGCAAGTATGGCCAACCGGCTCAATTTACACCGAACTGGTAAACGAATACCGCATTCGCTTTGAAAAGAAACCGGGAACAAGCATCAAACAAAAAGAAATACTACACATAGCCGCCGACTTATCCGAAGCGGTAAAAGTTTGCTCAGTTGAATTTTTAATGAACTTTGATGGTAAAATAGGATACACCCTTGCACAGGGACAATAA
- a CDS encoding fasciclin domain-containing protein: MKKSILIVASTLCVGLMVNNTFAQTQDSTKTSAPTTTPGTTTVQATGDVVSTLSSNADYSTAATAAKAANLSAKLPATGTYTIFAPNNAAFSKLPANKLDSLMKDTAKLASVLKEHVVSGKYGKAEIVKALVAGKGKATLNTVDGETLKLAVTPNHTVQLTDETGNSAEVTLYDLQGTNGVVNGINSILMPK, from the coding sequence ATGAAAAAGTCCATTTTAATAGTAGCTTCTACTTTGTGTGTTGGTTTAATGGTGAACAATACCTTTGCCCAAACACAGGATAGCACTAAAACAAGTGCCCCAACAACAACTCCAGGCACAACCACTGTACAAGCCACCGGCGACGTGGTAAGTACCCTTTCAAGCAATGCAGATTATTCAACAGCGGCAACGGCCGCCAAGGCTGCTAATTTGAGTGCCAAATTACCCGCTACCGGCACATACACTATTTTTGCACCTAATAACGCTGCGTTTAGCAAATTGCCTGCAAATAAGCTGGATAGTTTAATGAAAGACACCGCAAAACTGGCCAGCGTTTTAAAAGAACACGTTGTTAGCGGTAAATACGGGAAAGCCGAAATTGTAAAGGCATTGGTTGCCGGTAAGGGTAAAGCCACCTTAAACACCGTTGATGGCGAAACTTTAAAATTAGCCGTAACACCAAACCATACCGTACAATTAACTGACGAAACCGGCAATAGTGCCGAAGTTACTTTGTATGATTTGCAGGGAACCAACGGAGTTGTTAATGGCATTAACAGTATATTGATGCCTAAATAA
- a CDS encoding NADH-quinone oxidoreductase subunit B produces MSSDITNEGGGIIVTKLDDLMNWSRLSSLWPLSFGIACCAIEMMGSMASTYDLDRFGVFPRPSARQADVIIIAGTVTFKMAERIKRLYEQMPEPKYVISMGSCSNCGGPYWQHGYHVVKGVDRIIPVDVYVQGCPPRPEALIGGILELQKKIEGEHLMRDRTP; encoded by the coding sequence ATGAGTAGCGATATTACAAATGAAGGCGGCGGCATCATAGTTACCAAGCTTGACGATTTGATGAACTGGTCTCGCCTGTCATCATTATGGCCCCTGAGCTTTGGCATTGCCTGTTGCGCCATTGAAATGATGGGCAGCATGGCTTCTACCTATGATTTGGATAGGTTTGGTGTTTTCCCGAGGCCATCTGCCCGGCAAGCGGATGTTATTATTATAGCCGGAACAGTTACATTTAAAATGGCCGAACGTATTAAACGCCTATACGAGCAAATGCCAGAGCCTAAATATGTAATATCGATGGGATCTTGCTCCAACTGTGGCGGCCCTTACTGGCAGCACGGTTACCACGTAGTAAAAGGCGTTGACCGAATAATACCTGTTGATGTTTACGTACAAGGCTGCCCCCCACGCCCCGAAGCCTTAATTGGCGGGATACTTGAATTACAGAAGAAGATTGAAGGTGAGCATTTGATGAGGGATAGAACCCCCTAA
- a CDS encoding NADH-quinone oxidoreductase subunit A, producing the protein MGEVSQISEFGKILIFLITGFILVGGTLFINRLLAPHNPTPEKLISYECGEEPEGNSWIQFNPKFYVIALVFLLFDVEMVFIFPWATVFGNHEIIKNNPGWGWFSLAEMFVFMGILILGLVYVWVKGDLDWIKAKPLVPTVDTKIPPSVYQKLNLEQGAYKITPFSMATAPVKETAPPVTAPEPATPRKPMFKPSFKKPETNE; encoded by the coding sequence ATGGGCGAAGTATCGCAAATATCAGAATTTGGAAAGATATTGATCTTTTTAATTACCGGTTTTATACTGGTTGGAGGAACTCTTTTTATAAACAGGCTTTTGGCCCCCCACAACCCTACTCCGGAGAAGCTAATATCTTACGAATGCGGCGAAGAACCCGAAGGAAACTCGTGGATACAGTTTAACCCAAAGTTTTACGTAATAGCACTGGTATTTTTGTTGTTTGATGTGGAGATGGTATTCATTTTTCCGTGGGCTACGGTATTTGGCAATCACGAAATTATTAAAAACAACCCAGGCTGGGGCTGGTTTAGCCTTGCCGAAATGTTTGTTTTTATGGGCATTTTAATATTGGGACTGGTTTATGTTTGGGTAAAAGGCGATTTAGACTGGATTAAAGCCAAGCCTTTAGTACCTACCGTTGATACTAAAATACCGCCATCGGTTTACCAAAAATTGAACCTGGAGCAAGGTGCTTATAAAATTACACCTTTTAGCATGGCAACCGCACCTGTAAAGGAGACTGCACCGCCGGTAACTGCGCCCGAACCCGCGACCCCACGAAAACCGATGTTTAAACCATCATTTAAAAAGCCCGAAACTAATGAGTAG
- a CDS encoding BaiN/RdsA family NAD(P)/FAD-dependent oxidoreductase has protein sequence MTANLIKQTHLDAIIIGGGACGLMCAVQAGFLGKRTLILEKNDKVGAKILISGGGRCNYTNMYATDMQFISNNPHFCKSAFSQWSVEDTIIFFETYGIVGKEKTLGQLFPETDSAKDIVNVFTGLCRDMEQQIWCNTEVKNIESDSNGGFIVSCERNGCEEKIYAPKVVIASGGPPIPKMGATDFGLRAARKLGMQVTETAPALVPLTITGKDQEWYEALSGNTIFCRVSNDRISFEENILFTHWGLSGPAILQISSYWRPGETINLDMLPHDNILQIIDAERVQNGKRPLGGLLSSLYTRKFAEALAKYLPIEKNMASLTKQDMESINNLIHHFKVKPAGDKGYDKAEVMRGGVSTDELSSKTLESKKIPGLYFGGECVDVTGWLGGYNFQWAWASGFVIAQGI, from the coding sequence ATGACAGCAAATTTAATAAAACAAACTCATTTAGATGCCATAATAATTGGAGGCGGTGCCTGCGGATTAATGTGCGCCGTGCAAGCCGGTTTTTTAGGTAAACGCACCCTCATATTAGAGAAGAACGATAAAGTGGGGGCAAAAATCCTCATCAGCGGCGGCGGCAGGTGCAACTATACCAACATGTATGCTACCGATATGCAGTTTATTTCTAACAACCCGCATTTTTGTAAATCGGCATTTTCACAATGGTCGGTTGAAGATACCATTATCTTTTTTGAAACTTACGGAATTGTAGGCAAAGAGAAAACCCTGGGCCAGCTCTTCCCCGAAACGGATAGCGCAAAAGATATTGTGAACGTTTTTACCGGCCTTTGCCGCGATATGGAGCAACAAATATGGTGCAATACCGAAGTTAAGAATATTGAAAGCGACAGTAACGGTGGCTTCATCGTCAGTTGTGAACGTAACGGGTGCGAGGAAAAAATTTATGCACCCAAAGTGGTTATCGCTTCGGGCGGGCCGCCCATACCTAAAATGGGTGCTACCGATTTTGGCCTCAGGGCAGCCCGTAAACTGGGCATGCAGGTTACCGAAACAGCACCCGCGCTTGTACCACTCACTATTACAGGTAAAGACCAGGAATGGTATGAGGCATTATCCGGCAATACTATTTTTTGCCGGGTATCTAATGACCGGATCAGCTTTGAAGAAAATATATTATTTACTCACTGGGGTTTAAGCGGACCGGCCATTTTGCAAATATCATCCTATTGGCGGCCTGGCGAAACCATTAATTTGGATATGCTGCCGCATGATAATATATTGCAAATTATAGATGCCGAGCGTGTACAAAACGGCAAGCGCCCTTTAGGCGGTTTGCTATCAAGCCTGTACACCCGCAAGTTTGCCGAAGCGTTGGCAAAGTACCTGCCTATCGAAAAAAATATGGCATCCTTAACCAAACAGGACATGGAAAGCATCAACAACCTCATCCATCATTTTAAGGTAAAGCCTGCCGGCGACAAAGGTTATGATAAGGCCGAGGTAATGCGCGGAGGGGTTTCTACCGACGAATTATCATCAAAAACCCTCGAATCAAAAAAAATACCCGGCCTATACTTTGGCGGCGAATGTGTTGATGTTACCGGCTGGTTAGGCGGCTACAACTTTCAATGGGCCTGGGCAAGCGGCTTTGTTATTGCGCAAGGGATTTGA
- a CDS encoding DsbA family oxidoreductase, translated as MEQEKLKVEIWSDVMCPFCYIGKRRFENALQQFEHKDNVEVIWKSYQLDPTMQNNTGQSLNQYLAERKGISVEQSVNMHKQMTEMAAELGLEYNFDKAIIANSFDAHRLSHLAKAHGLQDELEEALFKAYFTDGKNIANVDTLIELGIAVGLDADAVKQTLNTDTYAQEVKHDIYQANQVGVRGVPFFVLADKYAVSGAQQSETFLGALQQTWNEVAISSVNGPVCGPDGDC; from the coding sequence ATGGAACAAGAAAAATTGAAGGTAGAGATATGGAGCGATGTAATGTGCCCCTTTTGTTATATAGGCAAACGCAGGTTTGAAAACGCCTTGCAACAATTTGAGCATAAAGATAATGTTGAAGTTATTTGGAAAAGCTACCAGCTTGACCCTACTATGCAAAATAACACGGGCCAAAGCCTAAACCAATACCTTGCCGAGCGCAAGGGAATATCGGTTGAGCAATCTGTAAATATGCATAAGCAAATGACGGAGATGGCAGCCGAACTTGGCCTTGAATATAATTTTGATAAGGCTATTATTGCAAATTCGTTTGATGCACACCGCCTGTCGCATCTGGCAAAGGCGCATGGTTTACAGGACGAGTTGGAAGAAGCCTTGTTTAAAGCCTACTTTACCGACGGCAAAAATATTGCAAACGTAGATACGCTAATTGAGTTGGGCATTGCGGTAGGCCTTGATGCCGATGCGGTTAAACAAACATTAAACACCGATACCTACGCACAAGAAGTTAAACACGATATTTACCAAGCTAACCAAGTAGGTGTGCGCGGTGTACCGTTTTTTGTATTGGCCGATAAGTATGCAGTATCGGGCGCGCAGCAAAGCGAAACATTTTTAGGTGCGCTACAGCAAACCTGGAACGAAGTTGCTATTAGTAGCGTTAACGGGCCCGTTTGTGGGCCGGATGGTGATTGTTAA
- a CDS encoding amidohydrolase family protein: MKILYTAALLLLINSFTKAQNKWNVETPPGLSKKVTFTTDEGTWMDLDVSPDGKNIVFDMLGDIYTMPITGGKTVLLSGGKAWDVQPRYSPDGKTISYTSDHDGGDNIWLMNADGSNKRPLTKETFRLLNNASWTPDGQYVVARKHFTGSRSLGAGEMWLYHKNGGDGIQLTKRKNDQQDAGEPVASPDGKYIYWSEDVTEGPYFQYNKDPNAGIYAIKRLNRDKGNIETVSGGAGGACRPQLSPDNKLMAFVRRDRLKSVLYLKNLDTQEEWPVYDNLSHDQQETWAIFGVYPNFAWTPDSKNIIFYAKGKILNLDISTLNAVNIPFEVTSTQTVSDALHFPQRVFQDEFNVKMIRQLTTSPDGKMVAFNAAGYIYTKALSPDSLPHRITSGTDFEYEPQFSPDGKSLVYVDWADEVKGSIYTIELATHMVSKITTDKGYYYSPRFSNKGDKIIYRKGEGNDILGYFFGNSPGIYIIPVTGGKPQLVINNGIHPQFSADDSRIYYQSYEGDKKAFKVMDISGANQQTLYTSTYATQFAPSNDGKWMAFTELFNCYITPMVNTGTVQDLSASNKAIPLSKVTRDAGTYLHWSKDSQRLMWTLGPRYFTRDIRNAFPFADAATDKTPVIDTVGTDINLKLKTDLPTGKIAFKNARIISMKGNEVIENGTILIDQNKITAVGKNTDITIPADAKVYDIAGKTIMPGIVDVHAHLHTSPDGVSPQQDWNYYANLAFGVTTSHDPSSNTEMVFSQAEAVKSGAMIGPRVYSTGTILYGADGDFKAVINSLDDARSNLRRLKAVGAFSVKSYNQPRREQRQQIIAAARELQMQVVPEGGSTYFTNMNMILDGHTGIEHNIPVVPIYKDVKALWNGSKTGYTPTLIVSYGSQFGENYWYDRTEVWKNEHLLSFTPRSIIDARSRRRTTSEYGDYGHIEVSRAVKQIADGGTKVNLGAHGQIQGLGAHWEMWMLAQGGMAPLDVIKCATINGAGYLGMDKEIGSLEVGKLADLVVMNENPLDDIRNSDKIKYVMINGRLYDADSMNEIGNHEKPRLRFWWQLNRGDMANLPVGNLETYTYTVQDGD; this comes from the coding sequence ATGAAAATCCTTTATACCGCGGCCTTACTTCTGCTAATTAATAGCTTTACCAAAGCTCAAAATAAATGGAATGTTGAAACGCCGCCAGGATTATCCAAAAAAGTAACTTTTACTACCGATGAAGGTACCTGGATGGATTTGGATGTTAGTCCGGATGGTAAAAACATTGTTTTTGATATGTTGGGTGATATTTACACCATGCCCATTACAGGCGGCAAAACGGTGTTATTGAGTGGCGGCAAGGCCTGGGATGTGCAGCCCCGTTACAGTCCCGATGGTAAAACTATATCGTACACGAGCGACCACGACGGCGGCGACAATATTTGGCTGATGAATGCCGACGGTAGCAACAAACGCCCGCTAACCAAAGAAACTTTTAGATTATTAAATAACGCAAGCTGGACGCCCGATGGCCAATATGTTGTTGCCCGTAAACATTTCACGGGATCGCGCTCGTTAGGTGCGGGCGAAATGTGGCTATATCATAAAAATGGCGGCGACGGCATACAACTAACCAAACGAAAAAACGACCAGCAGGATGCCGGCGAACCTGTAGCATCGCCGGATGGCAAATACATTTACTGGAGTGAGGATGTTACCGAAGGGCCGTACTTTCAATACAACAAAGACCCTAATGCCGGTATTTACGCTATTAAACGCCTTAACCGTGATAAGGGGAATATAGAAACCGTATCGGGTGGTGCAGGCGGGGCTTGCAGGCCACAGCTATCGCCGGATAATAAGCTGATGGCCTTTGTGCGGCGCGACAGGTTAAAATCGGTATTGTACCTCAAAAATTTAGATACGCAGGAAGAATGGCCAGTTTATGATAACCTATCGCACGACCAGCAGGAAACCTGGGCCATATTTGGAGTATACCCAAATTTTGCCTGGACACCCGATAGCAAAAACATTATTTTTTATGCTAAAGGTAAAATATTGAACCTAGATATCAGCACCTTAAACGCGGTAAATATTCCGTTTGAGGTAACATCTACCCAAACCGTTAGCGATGCCCTGCACTTCCCGCAAAGGGTGTTTCAGGACGAATTTAATGTAAAAATGATAAGGCAGCTAACCACATCTCCGGATGGTAAAATGGTTGCCTTTAACGCAGCGGGTTATATTTACACCAAGGCATTAAGCCCAGATAGCTTGCCACACCGCATAACCAGCGGAACTGATTTTGAATACGAACCACAATTTAGCCCCGATGGTAAATCGTTGGTGTATGTTGACTGGGCCGATGAGGTGAAGGGATCCATTTACACTATCGAATTGGCAACGCATATGGTGAGTAAAATAACAACAGATAAAGGTTATTATTATTCGCCAAGGTTTTCTAACAAGGGCGATAAAATTATATACCGTAAGGGCGAGGGTAACGATATTCTGGGTTATTTTTTTGGCAATAGCCCCGGTATTTATATCATCCCGGTAACGGGAGGTAAACCGCAACTGGTTATTAATAACGGTATCCATCCGCAGTTTTCGGCAGATGATAGCCGGATATATTACCAAAGCTATGAAGGCGATAAAAAAGCTTTTAAGGTGATGGATATTAGCGGTGCCAACCAGCAAACGTTATATACTTCAACCTATGCTACGCAATTTGCGCCAAGTAACGATGGCAAGTGGATGGCGTTTACCGAATTGTTTAACTGCTACATTACACCGATGGTTAATACAGGTACCGTGCAGGACCTGTCTGCCAGCAACAAGGCTATTCCGCTTAGTAAGGTTACGCGCGATGCCGGTACGTACCTCCATTGGAGCAAAGATAGCCAACGCTTAATGTGGACGCTGGGGCCGCGTTATTTTACCCGCGATATACGCAACGCTTTCCCTTTTGCTGATGCGGCAACCGACAAAACACCGGTTATTGATACCGTAGGAACTGATATTAACCTCAAATTAAAAACAGATTTACCAACCGGGAAAATTGCCTTTAAAAACGCACGCATTATAAGCATGAAGGGCAATGAGGTGATAGAAAACGGAACCATACTTATAGACCAGAATAAAATTACCGCAGTAGGCAAAAACACCGATATAACTATACCCGCCGATGCAAAGGTTTATGACATTGCCGGCAAAACCATTATGCCCGGCATTGTTGATGTACATGCACATTTACATACCAGCCCTGATGGTGTATCGCCGCAACAGGATTGGAACTATTATGCAAACCTGGCATTCGGGGTAACCACATCGCACGATCCGTCGAGCAATACCGAGATGGTTTTTAGTCAGGCAGAGGCGGTTAAATCGGGAGCCATGATAGGTCCGCGTGTGTACTCAACAGGTACCATACTTTACGGTGCCGACGGCGATTTTAAAGCCGTTATTAATAGTTTAGATGATGCCCGTTCAAACCTGCGCAGGCTAAAGGCGGTGGGCGCGTTTTCGGTAAAGAGCTATAACCAGCCGCGCCGCGAGCAAAGGCAACAAATTATTGCTGCCGCCCGCGAACTGCAAATGCAGGTAGTGCCCGAAGGTGGTTCTACCTATTTCACCAACATGAACATGATATTAGACGGCCATACCGGTATTGAACATAACATACCCGTTGTGCCAATTTATAAAGATGTTAAGGCTTTATGGAACGGTAGCAAAACCGGCTATACACCTACCCTGATAGTGAGTTATGGCTCTCAGTTTGGTGAAAACTATTGGTACGACCGTACCGAGGTTTGGAAAAATGAGCATTTACTAAGTTTCACACCCAGGAGCATCATCGATGCCCGATCGCGCAGGAGAACAACATCCGAGTATGGCGATTATGGGCACATTGAGGTATCAAGAGCGGTTAAACAAATAGCCGATGGCGGTACCAAGGTAAACCTGGGGGCGCACGGGCAAATACAGGGTTTAGGTGCGCACTGGGAAATGTGGATGCTGGCCCAGGGCGGTATGGCACCTTTGGATGTTATTAAATGCGCTACTATTAATGGAGCAGGTTATTTGGGTATGGATAAAGAAATAGGATCGTTAGAGGTTGGTAAACTGGCCGATTTGGTGGTGATGAACGAAAACCCTTTAGACGATATCCGCAATAGCGATAAAATAAAATACGTGATGATTAACGGGCGTTTGTATGATGCCGACTCGATGAACGAAATTGGCAATCACGAAAAACCACGCCTGCGCTTTTGGTGGCAGTTAAACCGTGGCGATATGGCTAACTTACCCGTAGGAAATTTAGAAACGTATACATACACCGTTCAGGATGGCGACTAA
- a CDS encoding GNAT family N-acetyltransferase, whose product MGCFSIRAFFVHPDWARQGLGRMMINLCESAVRQQGFKRFELGSTLPGQPLYKAMGYRHIEQVDVPLADGEFLQIIKMGRVV is encoded by the coding sequence GTGGGCTGTTTTAGTATCCGTGCATTCTTTGTTCACCCGGATTGGGCAAGACAGGGGCTTGGCCGAATGATGATAAACCTTTGCGAAAGTGCTGTTAGGCAACAAGGCTTTAAACGTTTTGAATTAGGAAGTACACTACCGGGCCAGCCTTTGTATAAAGCAATGGGTTATCGGCATATAGAGCAGGTTGATGTACCCTTGGCCGATGGGGAGTTTTTACAGATAATTAAGATGGGTAGAGTTGTTTGA